A stretch of the Gimesia chilikensis genome encodes the following:
- a CDS encoding YkgJ family cysteine cluster protein, protein MPAPSLKLPTIQNWNCHNCGGCCKQHQIEITLEEKERIDKQGWEEDDSIPGGKPVIVKMGISPTSQRYRLAHQEDGSCIFLDEQGLCRIHAKFGEPAKPLACQVYPYAFHPAGNDIAVSLRFSCPSVVANLGERIDRQEPAIRKIVNQVLPKRHKAPPAPNLTVREAVGWPDTLKAVTALSRFFADPEVPVQTSLLRALGWVELIEHARFEVVQGERFTEFLELISQAVDQELPADLEIPRTPPSRLGGIQFRLLAAQYARKDTHAETAKGLGRRLSLLMSALKFTRGSGTIPQLQERFQRVPFAALEEPFGSLPAESQKLFSRYFRVKIQGLHFLGAAYYDIPFVEGFYHLALMFPSILWIARWIAAGEGRTELVAEDINEAMTIADHHHGYSPVFGMPHFRSRVKTLSRTGDIKKLISWYGQ, encoded by the coding sequence ATGCCTGCTCCTTCATTAAAGCTGCCCACGATCCAGAACTGGAACTGCCATAATTGTGGGGGATGTTGTAAGCAGCATCAGATTGAAATCACGCTGGAAGAAAAAGAACGGATCGACAAACAAGGCTGGGAGGAGGATGATTCGATCCCAGGGGGCAAACCGGTGATCGTAAAGATGGGGATCTCACCGACCAGCCAACGCTACCGCCTGGCACATCAGGAAGATGGCTCCTGTATCTTTTTGGATGAACAGGGCCTGTGCCGGATTCATGCCAAATTTGGCGAACCCGCCAAGCCGCTGGCCTGCCAGGTTTATCCGTATGCCTTCCATCCTGCAGGCAATGACATCGCCGTCAGTCTGCGTTTCAGTTGTCCTTCGGTCGTTGCGAACCTGGGTGAACGCATTGATCGGCAGGAACCCGCGATTCGAAAGATTGTCAACCAGGTGTTGCCCAAGCGGCATAAAGCTCCTCCCGCTCCGAATCTGACGGTACGAGAAGCGGTGGGCTGGCCGGATACACTGAAAGCAGTTACCGCGCTCAGTCGTTTCTTCGCTGATCCGGAAGTCCCTGTGCAAACCAGTTTATTGCGCGCGCTGGGGTGGGTCGAGTTGATAGAACACGCGCGGTTTGAAGTTGTGCAGGGAGAACGCTTCACGGAATTTCTCGAACTGATCTCCCAGGCTGTGGATCAGGAACTGCCGGCTGATCTGGAGATCCCCCGCACGCCTCCCAGCAGGTTGGGGGGAATTCAGTTTCGCCTGCTGGCGGCACAATACGCTCGCAAAGATACACATGCGGAAACAGCCAAGGGGTTAGGCAGGCGGTTGTCGCTGCTGATGTCCGCGTTGAAGTTTACCCGGGGCAGTGGCACCATACCTCAACTGCAGGAACGTTTTCAGCGTGTCCCTTTCGCGGCTCTGGAAGAACCCTTTGGTTCGCTGCCTGCCGAGAGTCAGAAGTTATTCTCACGCTACTTTCGCGTCAAAATTCAGGGGCTGCATTTTCTGGGAGCAGCCTATTACGACATTCCGTTTGTGGAAGGTTTCTACCATCTGGCGCTGATGTTCCCCTCAATCCTCTGGATCGCACGCTGGATTGCCGCAGGAGAAGGGAGAACAGAACTTGTGGCGGAAGATATCAATGAGGCGATGACAATTGCCGATCACCACCATGGATATTCACCGGTTTTCGGAATGCCTCATTTTCGCAGCCGGGTGAAAACGTTATCACGCACCGGCGACATCAAGAAACTCATCAGTTGGTACGGTCAGTAG
- a CDS encoding DUF427 domain-containing protein, with translation MPKAIWNEAVLVESDDTVMVDGDVYFPIESVNSRFLKKSTSTSTSPQKGKAFFYDVVVEDKVNRDAAWYYLNPEKEYGQLKNRIAFWKGVELTNESDISSSTDRTN, from the coding sequence GTGCCTAAAGCAATCTGGAATGAGGCTGTCCTGGTCGAGTCCGATGACACCGTGATGGTGGATGGGGATGTCTACTTTCCCATTGAGTCGGTTAACTCCCGTTTTCTGAAGAAGAGCACCTCTACATCTACCAGCCCCCAGAAAGGTAAAGCGTTCTTTTACGATGTTGTCGTGGAGGATAAGGTGAACCGGGATGCTGCCTGGTATTACCTCAACCCCGAAAAAGAATACGGGCAGCTCAAAAACCGGATTGCGTTCTGGAAAGGGGTCGAGCTGACAAACGAATCCGACATCTCATCTTCTACTGACCGTACCAACTGA
- a CDS encoding Mrp/NBP35 family ATP-binding protein, with product MSNTEFTAANLQKSLTDLKDPVFGKSLTESGLLKSVQPGDSGKVTVRIELLVPSYPLQSELTESISGTIQKAFPECQSVNVEYSTNIRGKQSGGRLGLKVKNVIAVGAGKGGVGKSTVAASLAYGLKQFGAKVGLVDADVYGPSIPHLVGTSEKPMAQEFQGRDGQTLTRIIPVEADGLKVMSMAFFVEPDQAVIWRGPMLHKAITQFLQDTEWGELDYLIIDMPPGTGDVSLTLSQLLELAGAVVVCTPQQVALLDAVKAVQMFRQVKIPVLGIVENMSGEIFGRGGAKARGEELQIPFLGEIPMNAEIREKSDAGQISHLLTEELASTEALLKVAEATAIEIARELLENPTKPAMEIL from the coding sequence ATGTCGAATACCGAATTCACTGCAGCAAACCTGCAGAAAAGTCTGACCGATCTGAAAGATCCCGTTTTTGGTAAGTCCCTGACGGAAAGTGGTCTGTTAAAGTCAGTCCAGCCAGGTGACAGCGGAAAGGTAACGGTTCGGATTGAATTACTCGTGCCGTCCTATCCACTACAATCAGAACTGACTGAGTCGATCAGCGGCACCATTCAGAAAGCCTTCCCCGAATGTCAGTCTGTGAATGTGGAATACTCCACGAACATCAGGGGCAAACAGTCGGGCGGTCGCCTGGGGCTGAAGGTGAAGAATGTCATCGCCGTCGGAGCGGGCAAAGGGGGCGTCGGCAAAAGCACGGTTGCAGCCAGCCTGGCTTATGGGTTGAAGCAGTTTGGTGCTAAAGTCGGTCTGGTGGATGCGGACGTCTACGGCCCCAGTATTCCCCATCTGGTAGGAACCAGTGAAAAACCGATGGCGCAGGAGTTTCAGGGAAGAGACGGTCAGACACTCACACGAATCATTCCGGTGGAAGCGGACGGACTGAAAGTCATGTCGATGGCCTTTTTCGTCGAACCGGATCAGGCTGTGATCTGGCGGGGCCCAATGCTGCACAAGGCAATCACCCAGTTTCTCCAGGACACGGAATGGGGAGAACTCGATTATCTGATTATTGATATGCCGCCGGGAACCGGTGATGTTTCCTTAACATTGTCTCAGTTGCTGGAACTGGCGGGGGCTGTCGTCGTCTGTACTCCGCAGCAGGTTGCTCTGCTGGATGCTGTTAAAGCAGTGCAGATGTTCCGGCAGGTTAAAATCCCCGTTCTGGGAATTGTCGAGAATATGTCGGGCGAAATCTTCGGACGGGGCGGTGCCAAAGCCCGTGGGGAAGAATTGCAGATTCCCTTCCTGGGCGAGATTCCGATGAACGCCGAGATTCGGGAAAAATCGGATGCCGGCCAGATTTCACATCTCTTGACCGAAGAATTGGCTTCCACGGAAGCATTGCTCAAAGTGGCCGAAGCGACTGCCATCGAAATTGCCCGCGAACTGCTGGAAAATCCAACCAAGCCTGCCATGGAGATTCTCTGA